In a single window of the Pelagibacterium sp. 26DY04 genome:
- a CDS encoding response regulator, which produces MVPSGLAPKGFRSRLFLILIAITTLPLVLTAYAFFSILNANVEEETFARLAFVRDAKRSEVEQYLSFAFRQADSLAKSNAVRYSIGDFYGFSYAFRRIDADPEEARDVLHRIFGINGQAPASDGEFSPDTDAMFANALEYSNAHQRFQEEYASFIRSAEFDNLYLVNTDGRVVYSVEKDAYLGGDLDGAMADTALGRLAAQTMAGNETLQVSDFSADPVTGAFGAYVAVRVEFYQRPRGVAIFRLPAAGIDAIVQAQEEQTGNFYMIAGNGRLVSAPAGFVQPVGSLIQAPDDERAPADTALIDGGLSGGAALAAWGPVAFGDTQWTLAAEVPTRIAFANSEALTRFVLLIAAVALPILFWVAYLLSRTMTAPLQKLTEVAESIAAGDLERTMPNVEKPTELGRLAESFKRMRDAVRAQLTLIGQKNVELERHVKLIEEKNAALEEADRLKDTFVANTSHELRTPLNGIIGISETLSAGAVGELAPPQRSQLDLITFSARRLSRLVDDLIDIYRIRQGRMRLDIHPVHVATSIRNVMQLSEPLLRGEPVTLDVDIPETIPYVMADPVRFEQVLYNLLGNAIKYTDQGSISITAWRAGDVVAVAVTDTGVGIAPDSLERIFQPLERGESREVMAKPGGAGLGLTIARQLASAMHGKLSAQSELGKGSRFIFEVPVAETEATEAEILTYGERAEGLRETVGMMLADAAEMAPLAGGEAPVILVVDDEPINIQVLRNVLAPQGYIVKAAENGIDALAAIEKHKPDLVVLDVMMPQMGGLEVARRLRDRYGLLELPIIMVTARSRTRDVIAGFEHGANDYVVKPFVKDELLARIATLLEAGRARGTARENIELKSEIERRVQVEDALRLSQQRMTRLLDTLEAGLVCVSDTGRITYANQAASVFAGRVLDPGATLLSDLLTPTIVDAMMRAIADEGRVSLDEVPLGRAGSPVLLNGFELEADAGGGFALVITPDTAQTRQSSDHLVRSVRGVLDTVGTALVEQRPSLASGIQAEAVPAPGKEAYRETIVAVMTQSMALWRRVKGGSKIDFAEQSGVWRVNLDRSSLQARTLDKYLLIETLPANPRWRDVVQTAEFVLADVEDAVAANAELAEQYAELRTAAQRLRDLVREHILPKPRGETEAPDVQNA; this is translated from the coding sequence ATGGTGCCGTCCGGGCTTGCGCCGAAGGGATTTCGCAGCCGGCTGTTCCTGATCCTGATCGCGATCACCACACTGCCGCTGGTTCTGACGGCTTATGCCTTCTTTTCCATCCTCAACGCCAATGTCGAGGAGGAGACCTTCGCACGGCTCGCCTTCGTGCGGGACGCCAAACGCTCCGAGGTCGAACAATACCTCTCCTTTGCCTTCCGGCAGGCCGATTCATTGGCCAAGTCGAACGCCGTTCGATACTCGATCGGCGATTTCTACGGTTTTTCCTATGCCTTCCGGCGGATAGATGCGGACCCCGAGGAGGCGCGGGATGTCCTCCACCGCATCTTCGGGATCAATGGACAGGCGCCGGCCAGCGATGGCGAGTTTTCGCCCGATACCGACGCGATGTTTGCCAATGCGCTCGAATATTCCAACGCGCATCAGCGGTTTCAGGAGGAATATGCGAGCTTCATCCGTTCGGCCGAGTTCGACAATCTCTATCTCGTCAACACGGACGGGCGGGTGGTTTATTCGGTTGAAAAGGACGCCTATCTCGGCGGTGACCTGGATGGGGCGATGGCCGATACCGCGCTGGGACGACTTGCGGCGCAAACCATGGCGGGAAACGAAACCCTTCAGGTTTCCGATTTCAGCGCCGATCCGGTTACCGGCGCGTTCGGCGCCTATGTCGCGGTGCGGGTGGAGTTCTACCAGCGCCCACGCGGGGTGGCGATCTTCCGCCTTCCGGCGGCGGGGATCGACGCTATCGTCCAGGCGCAGGAAGAGCAAACCGGCAACTTCTACATGATTGCCGGCAATGGGAGGCTGGTTTCGGCGCCGGCCGGGTTCGTCCAGCCGGTCGGCAGCCTGATCCAGGCCCCCGACGACGAGCGGGCGCCAGCCGACACCGCGCTGATCGATGGTGGGCTTTCCGGCGGCGCGGCGCTGGCGGCCTGGGGACCGGTGGCGTTCGGCGATACGCAGTGGACGCTGGCCGCCGAAGTACCCACCCGCATCGCCTTTGCCAATTCCGAGGCGCTGACCCGGTTCGTGCTGCTCATCGCGGCGGTCGCGCTGCCCATCCTGTTCTGGGTCGCCTACCTTCTCTCGCGCACAATGACCGCGCCGCTGCAGAAGCTGACCGAAGTGGCGGAATCGATTGCGGCGGGCGATCTCGAGCGGACGATGCCGAACGTCGAAAAGCCCACCGAGCTGGGGCGGCTCGCCGAGAGCTTCAAGCGCATGCGCGACGCCGTGCGGGCGCAGTTGACCCTGATCGGGCAGAAGAATGTCGAGCTCGAACGGCATGTGAAGCTGATCGAGGAAAAGAACGCGGCGCTGGAAGAGGCCGACCGGCTCAAGGATACGTTCGTCGCCAATACGAGCCACGAACTGCGCACGCCGCTCAACGGGATTATCGGGATCTCCGAGACGCTTTCGGCCGGCGCGGTGGGGGAACTGGCGCCGCCCCAGCGCAGCCAGCTCGATTTGATCACCTTTTCGGCGCGGCGGCTCTCGCGGCTGGTGGACGATTTGATCGACATCTACCGCATTCGGCAGGGACGCATGCGGCTCGACATTCATCCGGTGCATGTGGCGACGTCGATCCGCAATGTGATGCAGCTTTCCGAGCCGCTGCTGCGCGGCGAACCGGTGACGCTGGACGTCGATATTCCCGAGACGATCCCCTATGTGATGGCCGATCCGGTGCGGTTCGAGCAGGTGCTCTATAACCTCCTCGGCAACGCCATCAAATATACCGACCAGGGCTCGATTTCGATCACCGCCTGGCGGGCCGGCGACGTGGTGGCGGTGGCCGTGACTGATACCGGCGTGGGGATCGCGCCCGACAGTCTCGAGCGCATCTTCCAGCCGCTCGAGCGCGGGGAAAGCCGCGAGGTGATGGCTAAGCCGGGCGGCGCCGGACTGGGTCTGACCATCGCCCGACAATTGGCAAGCGCCATGCATGGCAAGCTCTCGGCGCAATCGGAACTGGGCAAGGGCTCGCGCTTCATCTTCGAGGTGCCGGTGGCGGAAACCGAGGCAACCGAGGCGGAAATCCTCACCTATGGCGAGCGCGCGGAGGGATTGCGCGAGACGGTGGGCATGATGCTGGCCGATGCCGCGGAAATGGCGCCGCTTGCCGGGGGCGAGGCGCCGGTGATCCTTGTAGTCGATGACGAGCCGATCAACATTCAGGTGCTACGCAATGTGCTGGCGCCGCAGGGCTATATCGTCAAGGCGGCCGAGAACGGGATCGACGCGCTGGCGGCGATCGAAAAGCACAAGCCGGACCTCGTGGTGCTCGACGTGATGATGCCGCAGATGGGCGGGCTGGAGGTGGCGCGCAGGCTGCGCGACCGCTATGGGCTGCTGGAGCTGCCGATCATCATGGTGACGGCGCGCTCGCGGACCCGCGACGTGATCGCCGGGTTCGAGCACGGGGCGAACGATTATGTGGTCAAGCCCTTCGTCAAGGACGAGCTGTTGGCGCGGATCGCAACGCTGCTCGAAGCCGGGCGGGCGCGGGGAACGGCGCGGGAGAATATCGAACTCAAATCCGAGATCGAGCGGCGGGTACAGGTGGAAGATGCGCTGCGCCTTTCCCAGCAGCGCATGACGCGGCTGCTCGATACGCTGGAGGCGGGGCTGGTGTGCGTGAGCGATACCGGCAGGATCACCTATGCCAATCAGGCCGCATCCGTATTCGCCGGGCGGGTGCTCGATCCGGGGGCAACCCTGCTGTCCGATCTGCTGACGCCGACCATTGTGGACGCCATGATGCGGGCGATTGCCGATGAGGGGCGGGTTTCGCTCGATGAGGTGCCGCTGGGGCGGGCGGGAAGTCCGGTGCTGCTCAACGGGTTCGAACTCGAGGCCGATGCGGGGGGCGGGTTCGCGCTGGTGATCACGCCCGACACGGCCCAGACGCGGCAATCGAGCGATCATCTGGTGCGTTCGGTGCGTGGGGTTCTCGATACGGTCGGGACGGCATTGGTCGAACAGCGCCCTTCCCTCGCGAGTGGGATTCAAGCCGAAGCGGTACCAGCGCCCGGCAAGGAAGCCTATCGCGAGACGATCGTTGCGGTGATGACGCAATCGATGGCGCTCTGGCGACGGGTCAAGGGCGGATCCAAGATCGACTTTGCCGAACAGAGCGGGGTCTGGCGCGTCAATCTCGACAGGTCATCGCTGCAGGCGCGCACCCTCGACAAATATCTGCTGATCGAAACCCTCCCTGCTAATCCGCGCTGGCGCGACGTGGTGCAGACGGCCGAATTCGTGTTGGCCGACGTGGAAGACGCCGTCGCGGCCAATG